In the Streptomyces sp. f51 genome, one interval contains:
- a CDS encoding molybdopterin cofactor-binding domain-containing protein: MGTTGTPTNITQGTGTKGGIGESTLRPDGTLKVTGEFAYSSDMWHEDMLWGQILRSTVAHAEIVSIDTGEALATPGVYAVLTYDDLPTEVRNYGLEIQDTPVLAHGKVRHHGEPVAIVAADHPETARRAAAKIKVEYRELPVITDEASATAPDAVLVHEGRTDHHIGHVPHPNIVHRQPIVRGDAARAAAGADFVVRGEYTFGMQDQAFLGPESGLAVPCEDGGVELYIATQWLHSDLRQIAPVLGLPEDKVRMTLSGVGGAFGGREDLSMQIHACLLALRTGKPVKIVYNRFESFFGHVHRHPAKLYYEHGATRDGKLTHVKARIVLDGGAYASASPAVVGNASSLGVGPYVVDDVDIEAIALYTNNPPCGAMRGFGAVQACFAYEAQMDKLADAVGMDRVAFRQLNAMEQGSLLPTGQRVDSPAPVAELLRRVKAMPLPPERQWLSAGEEADVRQLPGGLSNTTHGESVVRGIGYAVGIKNVGFSEGFDDYSTARVRMEVVGGVPVATVHTAMAEVGQGGVTVHAQIARTELGVAQVTIQPADTRVGSAGSTSASRQTYVTGGAVKNSCELVREKVLELGRRRFGTYHPAWATAELLLEGGKVVTDGGEVLADIADVLEDQAVEVEAEWRHRPTEPFDLRTGQGDGHVQYSFAAHRAVVEVDTELGLVKVVELACAQDVGKALNPLSVIGQIQGGTTQGLGIAVMEEIIVDPRTAKVRNPSFTDYLIPTILDTPTIPVDVLELADDHAPYGLRGIGEAPTLSSTPAVLAAIRNATGLELDRTPVRPEHLTGNA; the protein is encoded by the coding sequence ATGGGAACGACCGGCACACCCACGAACATCACCCAGGGCACCGGGACCAAGGGCGGCATCGGCGAGTCCACGCTCCGCCCCGACGGCACCCTCAAGGTCACCGGCGAGTTCGCGTACTCCTCCGACATGTGGCACGAGGACATGCTGTGGGGCCAGATCCTGCGCTCCACGGTCGCCCACGCCGAGATCGTGTCCATCGACACGGGCGAGGCGCTCGCCACCCCCGGCGTGTACGCCGTCCTGACGTACGACGACCTGCCCACCGAGGTGAGGAACTACGGCCTGGAGATCCAGGACACCCCGGTCCTCGCGCACGGCAAGGTGCGCCACCACGGCGAGCCCGTCGCGATCGTCGCCGCCGACCACCCGGAGACCGCGCGCCGCGCCGCCGCCAAGATCAAGGTGGAGTACCGCGAGCTGCCGGTGATCACCGACGAGGCGTCCGCGACCGCGCCGGACGCGGTCCTCGTCCACGAGGGCCGCACCGACCACCACATCGGCCACGTCCCGCACCCCAACATCGTGCACCGCCAGCCGATCGTCCGCGGCGACGCCGCACGGGCCGCGGCCGGGGCCGACTTCGTCGTCCGGGGCGAGTACACCTTCGGCATGCAGGACCAGGCGTTCCTCGGCCCCGAGTCCGGTCTCGCCGTGCCCTGCGAGGACGGCGGCGTCGAGCTCTACATCGCCACCCAGTGGCTGCACTCCGACCTGCGCCAGATCGCCCCGGTCCTCGGCCTGCCCGAGGACAAGGTCCGGATGACGCTCTCCGGGGTCGGCGGCGCGTTCGGCGGCCGCGAGGACCTGTCGATGCAGATCCACGCCTGTCTGCTCGCGCTGCGCACCGGCAAGCCCGTCAAGATCGTCTACAACCGCTTCGAGTCGTTCTTCGGACACGTCCACCGCCACCCCGCGAAGCTGTACTACGAGCACGGGGCGACCAGGGACGGCAAGCTCACCCACGTGAAGGCGCGGATCGTCCTGGACGGCGGCGCGTACGCCTCGGCCTCCCCGGCGGTCGTCGGCAACGCCTCCTCCCTCGGCGTCGGCCCGTACGTGGTCGACGACGTCGACATCGAGGCCATCGCCCTCTACACCAACAACCCGCCCTGCGGCGCGATGCGCGGCTTCGGCGCGGTCCAGGCGTGCTTCGCGTACGAGGCCCAGATGGACAAGCTCGCCGACGCGGTGGGCATGGACCGGGTCGCGTTCCGCCAGCTCAACGCGATGGAACAGGGCTCGCTGCTGCCGACCGGACAGCGCGTCGACTCCCCGGCCCCGGTCGCCGAACTCCTGCGCCGTGTCAAGGCGATGCCGCTTCCGCCCGAGCGCCAGTGGCTCTCCGCGGGCGAGGAGGCCGACGTACGGCAGCTGCCCGGCGGTCTGTCCAACACCACCCACGGCGAGAGCGTCGTCCGCGGGATCGGGTACGCCGTCGGCATCAAGAACGTCGGCTTCTCCGAGGGGTTCGACGACTACTCGACCGCCCGGGTCCGCATGGAGGTCGTGGGCGGAGTGCCGGTCGCCACCGTGCACACGGCGATGGCCGAGGTCGGCCAGGGCGGCGTCACCGTCCACGCGCAGATCGCCCGCACCGAACTGGGCGTCGCGCAGGTGACCATCCAGCCGGCCGACACCCGCGTGGGCAGCGCCGGTTCGACGTCCGCCTCCCGCCAGACGTACGTCACCGGCGGTGCCGTCAAGAACTCCTGCGAGCTCGTCCGCGAGAAGGTCCTGGAGCTCGGGCGCCGCAGGTTCGGCACCTACCACCCGGCGTGGGCCACGGCCGAACTCCTCCTGGAGGGCGGCAAGGTCGTCACCGACGGCGGCGAGGTCCTGGCCGACATCGCCGACGTGCTGGAGGACCAGGCCGTCGAGGTCGAGGCCGAGTGGCGGCACCGCCCGACCGAACCCTTCGACCTGCGCACCGGGCAGGGCGACGGCCACGTCCAGTACTCCTTCGCCGCCCACCGCGCCGTCGTCGAGGTGGACACCGAACTGGGCCTGGTCAAGGTCGTCGAACTCGCCTGCGCCCAGGACGTCGGCAAGGCGCTCAACCCGCTGTCCGTCATCGGCCAGATCCAGGGTGGCACCACCCAGGGCCTGGGCATCGCGGTCATGGAGGAGATCATCGTCGACCCGAGGACCGCGAAGGTGCGCAACCCCTCCTTCACGGACTATCTGATCCCCACGATCCTCGACACACCGACCATCCCCGTCGATGTGCTCGAACTCGCCGACGACCACGCCCCGTACGGGCTCCGTGGCATCGGCGAGGCCCCGACCCTGTCGTCCACCCCGGCCGTCCTCGCGGCGATCAGGAACGCGACGGGTCTGGAGCTCGACCGGACACCCGTACGCCCCGAACACCTCACGGGCAACGCGTAG
- a CDS encoding glycoside hydrolase family 6 protein, producing MRRRTPIWLAALSVGLAALFAVPPAHAAEPAGRGPSLYVPDANPAAYQQVRSLARAGRLRDAAAILAMVNTPQAVWFGDQSPAEVERLVRAVVRDAGREHAVPALALYNIPGRDCANYSAGGAANTAEYQAWIDAVARGIGRGEAIVTLEPDSLALLPSDCGQDDAQGTKTAARYAEVNYAVDALEPLRGTRVYLDTGHPGWQSVNSIVPRLIKGGVGRASGFYTNASNYNTDDANSWYGKLISSCLAYADGGGDVAECPNQWWSRADAQTWLDTHVTTPPSRMKHFVTDSSRNGRGTWTPPAGKYSDAQDWCNPPDRGLGARPTLRTGDPLQDARLWIKTPGESDGLCLRGTAGPEDPERGTVDPKAGDWFPQQALELARLAEPPLLPGH from the coding sequence ATGAGACGACGCACCCCCATCTGGCTCGCCGCTCTGTCCGTCGGGCTGGCCGCCCTGTTCGCCGTACCCCCGGCGCACGCCGCCGAGCCCGCCGGCCGCGGACCGTCGCTGTACGTCCCGGACGCCAACCCGGCCGCGTACCAGCAGGTCCGGAGCCTCGCCCGGGCCGGCCGGTTGCGCGACGCGGCGGCCATCCTGGCGATGGTGAACACCCCGCAGGCCGTGTGGTTCGGCGACCAGTCACCGGCCGAGGTGGAGCGACTGGTCCGCGCGGTGGTGCGCGACGCGGGCCGCGAGCACGCGGTTCCCGCCCTGGCGCTGTACAACATCCCCGGCCGGGACTGCGCCAACTACTCGGCCGGCGGCGCCGCGAACACCGCCGAGTACCAGGCGTGGATCGACGCCGTGGCCCGCGGGATCGGGCGCGGCGAGGCGATCGTCACGCTCGAACCCGACTCCCTCGCCCTGCTGCCCTCCGACTGCGGCCAGGACGACGCGCAGGGCACGAAGACCGCCGCGCGCTACGCCGAGGTCAACTACGCGGTCGACGCGCTGGAGCCCCTGCGCGGGACGCGGGTCTACCTCGACACCGGGCACCCGGGCTGGCAGTCCGTCAACTCCATCGTGCCGCGCCTGATCAAGGGCGGGGTGGGCCGGGCCTCCGGTTTCTACACCAACGCCTCGAACTACAACACCGACGACGCCAACTCCTGGTACGGCAAGCTCATTTCGTCCTGCCTCGCGTACGCGGACGGCGGCGGCGACGTCGCCGAGTGCCCCAACCAGTGGTGGTCGCGCGCCGACGCGCAGACCTGGCTCGACACGCATGTGACGACCCCGCCGTCCCGGATGAAGCACTTCGTCACGGACTCCAGCCGCAACGGCCGGGGCACCTGGACCCCGCCGGCCGGCAAGTACTCCGACGCGCAGGACTGGTGCAACCCGCCGGACCGCGGCCTCGGCGCCCGTCCCACGCTCCGTACCGGCGACCCGCTCCAGGACGCCCGGCTGTGGATCAAGACGCCCGGCGAGTCGGACGGCCTGTGCCTGCGCGGAACCGCGGGTCCCGAGGATCCCGAACGGGGCACGGTCGACCCGAAGGCGGGGGACTGGTTCCCCCAACAGGCCCTCGAACTCGCACGGTTGGCTGAGCCCCCGCTGCTTCCGGGGCACTGA
- a CDS encoding NCS2 family permease, protein MTQQSLEPKTTAQDAGAGSRVPAGRSWLDRYFHISRRESSIAREVRGGVTTFMAMAYILLLNPLILSGKDVAGDALGQKALITATAFAAAFTTLLMGFVGKVPLALAAGLSVSGVLSSQVVPQMTWPQAMGMCVMYGVVIMLLVVTGLREMIMNAIPLALKHAITMGIGLFIALIGLVKAGFVHQGKATPLTLGPTGELAGWPVLLFAATLLLIFALQARGVPGAILIGIVSGTVVSVVLDVTGVVAPEQWAGGAPELHGSAVSMPDFSLFGKVEFGGWSHVGTMTVGMIVFTLVLAGFFDAMATIIGVGTEAGLADDRGRMPGLSKALFIDGAGGAVGGVAGASGQTVFVESATGVGEGARTGLSSVVTGILFAACLFFTPLTPIVPGEIAAAALVVIGAMMMTNARHVDWADRATAVPVFLTVVIMPFTYSITAGVAAGVISYVAIRIAQGRAREIGAFMWGLTAVFFVYFALHPIEGWLGVR, encoded by the coding sequence ATGACCCAGCAGTCACTGGAGCCGAAGACCACCGCGCAGGACGCGGGCGCGGGCAGCCGCGTTCCGGCGGGACGGTCTTGGCTCGACCGGTACTTCCACATCTCCCGGCGGGAGAGCTCGATCGCGCGTGAGGTGCGCGGCGGCGTCACCACCTTCATGGCGATGGCGTACATCCTGCTGCTCAACCCCCTCATCCTGTCCGGCAAGGACGTGGCGGGGGACGCGCTCGGCCAGAAGGCGCTGATCACCGCGACCGCGTTCGCGGCGGCCTTCACCACCCTGCTCATGGGCTTCGTCGGCAAGGTGCCGCTCGCCCTCGCCGCCGGACTCTCGGTGTCCGGGGTGCTCTCCTCGCAGGTCGTCCCGCAGATGACCTGGCCGCAGGCCATGGGGATGTGCGTGATGTACGGCGTGGTCATCATGCTCCTGGTCGTCACCGGGCTGCGCGAGATGATCATGAACGCGATCCCGCTGGCGCTCAAGCACGCCATCACCATGGGCATCGGGCTGTTCATCGCGCTGATCGGCCTGGTCAAGGCCGGCTTCGTGCACCAGGGCAAGGCGACCCCCCTCACCCTCGGCCCCACCGGCGAACTCGCCGGCTGGCCGGTGCTGCTCTTCGCCGCGACCCTGCTGCTGATCTTCGCGCTCCAGGCGCGCGGGGTACCCGGCGCGATCCTCATCGGCATCGTCTCCGGCACGGTCGTGTCCGTCGTCCTCGACGTGACCGGCGTCGTCGCCCCCGAACAGTGGGCCGGAGGCGCCCCCGAACTGCACGGCAGCGCCGTCTCGATGCCCGACTTCTCGCTGTTCGGCAAGGTCGAGTTCGGCGGCTGGAGCCATGTCGGCACCATGACGGTCGGCATGATCGTCTTCACTCTGGTGCTCGCCGGGTTCTTCGACGCGATGGCCACGATCATCGGTGTCGGCACGGAGGCCGGACTGGCCGACGACCGGGGCCGGATGCCGGGCCTGTCGAAGGCCCTGTTCATCGACGGCGCGGGCGGAGCGGTCGGCGGCGTGGCCGGAGCCTCCGGCCAGACGGTCTTCGTCGAGTCCGCGACCGGTGTCGGCGAGGGGGCCCGTACCGGCCTGTCCTCCGTGGTCACCGGCATCCTCTTCGCCGCCTGCCTGTTCTTCACCCCGCTGACGCCGATCGTCCCGGGCGAGATCGCGGCGGCCGCCCTGGTGGTGATCGGCGCCATGATGATGACGAACGCGCGCCACGTCGACTGGGCCGACCGCGCCACCGCCGTCCCGGTCTTCCTGACCGTCGTGATCATGCCGTTCACCTACTCGATCACCGCGGGCGTGGCGGCCGGTGTGATCAGTTACGTCGCCATCAGGATCGCCCAGGGCAGGGCCCGGGAGATCGGGGCCTTCATGTGGGGTCTGACGGCCGTCTTCTTCGTCTATTTCGCGCTCCACCCGATCGAGGGCTGGCTGGGCGTCCGCTGA
- a CDS encoding XdhC/CoxI family protein has protein sequence MLDIAEELHRWVEQGRDFAVATVVAVGGSAPRRPGAALAVDSEGTAIGSVSGGCVEGAVYDLCAQALEDGGTVLERFGYSDDDAFAVGLTCGGVIDILVTPVRSRDTARRTVFAAALAAAAGGEAAALARVVSGPAELMGRALLVRADGSHQGGFGAHPGLDRTVLGEAAAQLDAGRTATVEIGEQGSRCGAPLTVLVESSVPPPRMIVFGAIDFASALVRVGKFLGYRVTVCDARPVFATAARFPEADDIVVDWPHRYLERTDVDSRTVLCVLTHDAKFDVPLLRLALRLPVAYVGAMGSRRTHLDRNERLREVGVTEIELARLRSPIGLDLGARTPEETALSIAAEIVADRRGGSGVPLTGAHTPIHHDNPSSPARRIGSVA, from the coding sequence ATGCTGGACATCGCCGAAGAACTGCACCGGTGGGTCGAGCAGGGCCGTGACTTCGCCGTCGCCACCGTGGTGGCGGTCGGCGGCAGCGCGCCCCGCAGGCCCGGAGCCGCGCTCGCCGTCGACTCCGAGGGCACGGCGATCGGCTCGGTCTCGGGCGGTTGCGTGGAAGGGGCGGTCTACGACCTGTGCGCGCAGGCGCTGGAGGACGGCGGGACCGTCCTCGAACGCTTCGGCTACAGCGACGACGACGCCTTCGCCGTCGGCCTGACCTGCGGCGGCGTCATCGACATCCTGGTCACCCCCGTCCGCTCGCGCGACACCGCCCGCCGGACGGTGTTCGCGGCGGCGCTGGCCGCCGCGGCGGGCGGCGAGGCGGCGGCCCTCGCCCGGGTCGTGAGCGGGCCGGCCGAGCTGATGGGCCGGGCCCTCCTCGTGCGGGCCGACGGCTCCCACCAGGGCGGCTTCGGCGCCCACCCCGGACTCGACCGTACGGTGCTCGGCGAGGCGGCGGCCCAGCTCGACGCGGGGCGCACCGCCACCGTGGAGATCGGAGAGCAGGGCTCTCGTTGCGGAGCGCCGCTCACGGTCCTGGTGGAGTCCTCGGTGCCGCCCCCGCGCATGATCGTCTTCGGGGCCATCGACTTCGCCTCGGCGCTGGTCCGCGTCGGCAAGTTCCTCGGCTACCGGGTGACGGTGTGCGACGCCCGCCCGGTCTTCGCGACGGCGGCCCGCTTCCCCGAGGCGGACGACATCGTCGTGGACTGGCCCCACCGCTACCTGGAGCGCACCGACGTCGACTCCCGCACGGTCCTGTGCGTCCTCACCCACGACGCCAAGTTCGACGTCCCGCTGCTGCGGCTCGCGCTGCGGCTGCCGGTGGCGTACGTCGGCGCGATGGGCTCGCGCCGCACCCACCTCGACCGCAACGAACGGCTGCGGGAGGTCGGCGTCACCGAGATCGAGCTGGCCCGCCTGAGGTCGCCGATCGGCCTCGACCTGGGAGCGCGGACCCCCGAGGAGACGGCCCTGTCGATCGCCGCGGAGATCGTGGCGGACCGGCGTGGGGGAAGCGGGGTCCCCCTCACCGGGGCGCACACGCCCATCCACCACGACAATCCGTCGTCCCCGGCGCGCCGGATCGGATCGGTCGCCTGA